Proteins found in one Methylobacterium sp. CB376 genomic segment:
- a CDS encoding DoxX family protein, producing the protein MTATRTSPYAALLLRVSLGGLFLAHAGVKLLVFTPAGTAAFFGKLGLPAALAYAVIAAEVLGGLALILGLYARWVALALLPILLGAIVTVHAANGFLAQNPGGGWEFVAFWAVALVVQALLGNGRYAVTREA; encoded by the coding sequence ATGACCGCGACCCGAACCAGCCCCTACGCCGCACTGCTCCTGCGCGTCTCCCTCGGCGGCCTCTTCCTCGCCCATGCCGGCGTGAAGCTCCTGGTCTTCACACCGGCCGGCACGGCGGCCTTCTTCGGCAAGCTCGGCCTTCCGGCGGCCCTCGCCTACGCGGTGATCGCCGCCGAGGTGCTCGGCGGCCTCGCGCTCATCCTCGGCCTCTACGCCCGCTGGGTCGCCCTGGCCCTGCTGCCGATCCTCCTCGGCGCCATCGTCACGGTGCATGCCGCCAACGGCTTCCTCGCCCAGAACCCGGGCGGCGGCTGGGAATTCGTCGCCTTCTGGGCCGTCGCCCTGGTGGTCCAGGCGCTGCTGGGCAACGGCCGCTACGCGGTCACCCGCGAGGCGTGA